From the bacterium genome, one window contains:
- a CDS encoding bi-domain-containing oxidoreductase, with the protein MKQVVLSPRTGALRVADVPVPQVRRDTVLVRNAASVVSAGTERLVIELAGKSLLGKARARPDLVREALNKVRRDGLRTTIREGFLRLDRPFPLGYSCAGLVADTGAGVTGARPGDRVACTGADWALHAEMVVVPEQQCVPLPAGVSWEAGAFAMLGGIALHGIRRSGAGAGNVVAVIGLGLLGQLTVQLLKGLGCRVLGQDIAPARAALARDLGADAAATSADEAQADAGRLSGGAGADAVIITAATTSNGPVELAAELARSGGTVVMVGVTGMDIPRRPYWQKELSLLLSRSALPQDNADFVAALGRGSVRVEPLITHRFPIERAGEAYALIRGRVREPHLGVVLVYPERDAGGRTQTLRPAARPGTAATPSPAAEPVAVGVIGGGLFAQTVLLPALRGLPGVRLHTIATRSGLSARHAGDRLGFERCTTDVREIMNAPEIKAVVVATRHDLHAPLAIDALRSGKHVFVEKPLALTAEQTRGVLEAHAASSRVLMVGFNRRYSGLAGLLKEFLAGQRPLALTYRVNAGAIPPDHWVYDPKEGGGRWLAEGGHFIDLLQYLTEADPIEVFARAGGATLVVTAAFGDGSTASVVYADGADRAESRERLEAFGAGFAATLDDFRHLTLVRGGRARRIHRSETAKGFDEELRAWIAAVRGETAAPVAASAYAANTLACLAVLESVRTGKPVAVDAAAVLPAQRSA; encoded by the coding sequence ATGAAGCAGGTGGTATTGAGCCCCCGCACCGGGGCGCTGCGTGTGGCGGACGTTCCGGTGCCGCAGGTACGCCGAGACACGGTACTCGTTCGCAACGCCGCGTCCGTCGTCAGCGCGGGCACCGAGCGGCTCGTGATCGAACTCGCGGGCAAGAGTCTGCTCGGCAAGGCGCGGGCCCGGCCGGACCTGGTGCGCGAGGCGCTCAATAAGGTGCGTCGGGACGGCCTGCGTACGACGATCCGCGAGGGATTTTTGCGTCTGGACCGGCCGTTTCCGTTGGGCTACAGCTGCGCGGGTCTGGTAGCGGACACCGGCGCCGGCGTGACCGGCGCGCGGCCCGGAGATCGCGTCGCCTGCACCGGCGCCGATTGGGCGCTTCACGCCGAAATGGTGGTCGTGCCCGAGCAGCAGTGCGTCCCCCTTCCCGCGGGCGTGTCGTGGGAGGCCGGGGCGTTTGCGATGCTGGGTGGCATCGCGCTGCACGGCATCCGGCGGTCCGGCGCCGGTGCCGGAAACGTCGTGGCCGTGATCGGCTTGGGACTCCTCGGCCAGCTGACCGTCCAGCTTCTGAAAGGCCTGGGCTGCCGGGTGCTGGGGCAGGACATCGCCCCTGCGCGCGCGGCCCTCGCTCGAGATCTCGGCGCCGATGCCGCGGCCACGAGCGCGGACGAGGCGCAGGCCGACGCGGGACGGCTTTCCGGTGGCGCCGGCGCGGACGCGGTGATCATCACCGCCGCGACGACCAGCAACGGACCTGTCGAGTTGGCGGCGGAGCTGGCACGGTCGGGCGGCACCGTCGTGATGGTCGGCGTGACGGGCATGGACATCCCGCGGCGTCCATACTGGCAGAAGGAACTGTCGTTGCTCCTCTCGCGATCGGCGCTGCCCCAGGACAACGCCGACTTCGTGGCGGCGCTTGGGCGCGGCAGTGTCCGGGTCGAGCCGTTGATCACTCATCGGTTTCCGATCGAGCGGGCCGGGGAGGCGTACGCGCTGATCCGCGGGCGTGTCCGAGAGCCGCACCTCGGCGTGGTATTGGTCTATCCGGAGCGCGACGCGGGCGGCCGGACGCAGACGCTGCGTCCGGCCGCCCGCCCGGGGACGGCCGCGACCCCGTCTCCCGCGGCCGAACCGGTCGCGGTTGGAGTGATCGGCGGCGGCCTATTCGCCCAGACGGTGCTCCTCCCGGCGCTGCGCGGCCTACCCGGCGTGCGCCTGCACACGATCGCCACGCGGAGCGGGTTGTCGGCCCGTCACGCCGGGGACCGCCTCGGGTTCGAGCGCTGCACCACCGACGTCCGCGAGATCATGAACGCCCCCGAGATCAAGGCGGTCGTCGTCGCCACCCGCCACGATCTGCACGCGCCGCTCGCGATCGACGCCCTTCGCAGCGGAAAGCACGTCTTCGTCGAGAAGCCGTTGGCGCTGACGGCGGAGCAGACCCGCGGGGTGCTCGAAGCCCACGCCGCGTCATCGCGCGTCTTGATGGTCGGATTCAACCGTCGCTACTCCGGCTTGGCCGGGTTGCTCAAGGAGTTTCTGGCCGGCCAACGTCCTCTCGCGCTCACGTATCGCGTGAACGCCGGGGCGATCCCCCCGGATCATTGGGTGTATGATCCCAAGGAAGGCGGGGGACGGTGGCTCGCCGAGGGGGGGCACTTCATCGACTTGCTGCAGTATTTGACCGAGGCCGATCCGATCGAGGTGTTTGCGCGTGCCGGCGGGGCGACGCTTGTCGTCACCGCCGCGTTTGGCGACGGGTCCACGGCCTCGGTCGTCTACGCGGACGGCGCCGACCGGGCGGAATCGCGCGAGCGGCTCGAGGCCTTCGGCGCCGGGTTCGCCGCGACCCTCGACGACTTCCGGCATCTGACGCTCGTCCGCGGCGGACGGGCACGCCGGATTCACCGCTCGGAGACGGCGAAGGGATTCGACGAGGAACTGCGCGCGTGGATCGCGGCCGTTCGCGGAGAGACCGCGGCGCCGGTGGCCGCGTCCGCGTACGCGGCCAACACGCTGGCCTGCCTGGCCGTCCTCGAGTCGGTCCGCACGGGCAAACCCGTCGCGGTGGACGCCGCGGCCGTTCTTCCGGCCCAGAGAAGCGCATAA
- a CDS encoding glycosyltransferase family 2 protein — translation MTGSQPAPAPTPETSARTGPVPLAVIILARNEEDNLPHALAGVVGWAAEVWVVDSLSTDRTAALARDAGARVVPREFPGYAAQRNWALRSLPLGPEWVLFLDADEAVTPELRAELTAVLAAPPAGIAGFQVKRRFVFLGRWLRHGGYYPVWLLRVVRHRVARCEDRGVDEHLLVDGPTARLHGDLLHEDRRPLERWIERHTRYARLNAEELLRHDAAGLPARWGSAVPAERSRWWYTRVYRRTPAGLRALLYFLYRYLLRGGFLDGREGFIYHSLQALWYRLLIDAMLLDARVRGGMR, via the coding sequence GTGACCGGGTCGCAGCCCGCGCCGGCGCCCACCCCGGAGACGTCCGCACGGACCGGCCCCGTCCCGCTCGCGGTCATTATTCTGGCTCGGAACGAAGAGGACAATCTGCCGCACGCCCTCGCCGGCGTCGTGGGCTGGGCGGCGGAAGTCTGGGTCGTCGATTCGCTAAGCACCGACCGGACGGCCGCGCTTGCCCGCGACGCGGGCGCGCGCGTCGTCCCGCGCGAGTTTCCTGGGTACGCCGCGCAGCGCAACTGGGCCCTTCGGTCGCTGCCGCTGGGACCGGAGTGGGTGTTGTTCTTGGACGCCGACGAAGCCGTAACGCCGGAGTTGCGGGCGGAGCTCACCGCGGTGCTTGCGGCGCCGCCGGCCGGCATCGCCGGGTTTCAGGTGAAGCGGCGGTTCGTGTTTTTGGGCCGCTGGCTCCGTCACGGCGGTTACTACCCCGTGTGGCTTCTCCGCGTCGTTCGCCACCGCGTGGCGCGGTGCGAGGACCGCGGCGTCGACGAGCACCTCCTCGTCGACGGACCGACGGCCCGTCTGCACGGCGACCTGCTGCACGAGGATCGGCGGCCGCTAGAGCGCTGGATCGAGCGGCACACACGCTACGCGCGGCTGAACGCCGAGGAGTTGCTGCGTCACGATGCCGCCGGGCTGCCGGCGCGCTGGGGCAGCGCCGTGCCCGCGGAGCGGTCGCGGTGGTGGTACACGCGCGTCTACCGCCGGACGCCGGCGGGCCTGCGCGCCCTCCTGTATTTCCTCTACCGCTATCTGCTTCGCGGCGGTTTTCTTGACGGTCGGGAAGGGTTTATCTACCATTCCCTGCAGGCGCTTTGGTACCGGCTCCTGATCGACGCGATGCTGCTCGATGCCCGGGTGAGGGGCGGGATGAGATGA
- a CDS encoding sugar transferase, producing MTLINLAGTDAESRAAETPTVPAAPPTLKPGYALKWPLEAALAVAGLFVLSPICLVIAAAIWLDDRRPIFIRQIRVGRGGVPFGVIKFRTMHPVVHRDVHRQATVVDNRITRVGRVLRATALDEIPQLLNVVRGEMSFVGPRALLPQEIEVDPRSRYHRIEEVPNYHVRIVVTPGLTGLAQVYAPRDISRQRKFKYDALYVRRMSLWLDLRLIALSIFISLAGRWPRRGRHAWQRRNG from the coding sequence GTGACGCTGATCAACCTCGCGGGAACGGACGCGGAATCGCGTGCCGCCGAAACACCCACCGTCCCCGCCGCTCCACCGACCCTCAAGCCGGGCTACGCGTTGAAGTGGCCGCTCGAGGCCGCGCTGGCGGTAGCCGGCCTGTTCGTGCTCTCCCCAATCTGTCTCGTCATTGCGGCGGCCATCTGGCTCGACGATCGCCGCCCGATCTTCATCCGCCAAATCCGGGTGGGCCGGGGCGGGGTGCCTTTCGGCGTCATCAAGTTCCGCACGATGCATCCCGTCGTGCATCGCGACGTACACCGGCAGGCGACGGTGGTCGACAACCGGATCACCAGGGTCGGCCGCGTGCTGCGGGCGACCGCGCTCGACGAAATCCCGCAGCTGCTGAACGTCGTACGCGGGGAGATGAGCTTCGTGGGGCCGCGGGCGCTGCTGCCCCAGGAGATCGAGGTCGATCCCCGGTCGCGATATCATCGGATCGAGGAGGTCCCCAACTACCACGTGCGGATCGTGGTCACGCCCGGGCTGACCGGACTGGCCCAGGTCTACGCGCCGCGGGACATCAGCCGTCAGCGGAAGTTCAAGTACGACGCACTGTACGTGCGCCGGATGAGCCTGTGGCTGGATCTGCGTCTGATCGCGCTCTCGATTTTCATCAGCCTGGCGGGGCGCTGGCCGCGGCGCGGCCGCCACGCGTGGCAGCGGCGGAACGGGTGA
- a CDS encoding glycosyltransferase family 4 protein, producing MKVLLVTPHYPPEIRSVSVLMSQLAEDLAARGHAVTVLAPYPPSHVDEAPARPSRVPPDSVRVIRVAALPFVKVPRAVRAVTHVTLAASMVWSGLRAGRHDAVLVYSPPLPLALAAEVLARRRRVPLVVNVQDIYPQALIDLGLARNPVVLAVLRWLESRAYRRAAALTVHSDGNRRLLVARGVDPGKILVIPNWVDLDDAAPPDPNPYRVELDLGERTVVLFAGVMGYAQDMSVIVEAARVLRDDPTIVFLLAGDGVRRAEAEALVRERGLTNVRFLPFQPIERYPTLVAAADCCLVTLEASVATPVVPSKIAGILGQSRPLVAALPPGDAREIVDASGGGVCVDPGDAAALAGAIHELAADPARRRAMGGAGRRYVEAHFSRRASTAAYAALVERLVAPARAGMGAGAANSPKRP from the coding sequence ATGAAGGTGCTGCTTGTCACGCCGCACTACCCGCCGGAGATCCGAAGCGTTTCCGTCCTCATGTCGCAACTGGCCGAAGACCTTGCCGCGCGGGGGCACGCGGTGACGGTGCTGGCCCCGTACCCGCCGTCGCACGTCGACGAGGCGCCGGCGCGGCCGTCCCGCGTGCCTCCCGACAGCGTGCGCGTAATCCGCGTCGCGGCGCTGCCGTTCGTCAAGGTGCCGCGCGCGGTGCGGGCGGTCACGCACGTCACCCTGGCGGCGTCGATGGTCTGGTCGGGGCTGCGCGCCGGCCGCCACGACGCGGTCCTTGTGTACTCGCCGCCGCTGCCGCTCGCCCTCGCGGCGGAAGTCCTCGCGCGGCGCCGGCGCGTGCCGCTCGTGGTCAACGTGCAGGACATCTACCCGCAGGCTCTGATCGATCTCGGTCTGGCGCGCAATCCGGTCGTCCTCGCCGTGCTGCGGTGGCTGGAAAGCCGGGCGTATCGCCGCGCCGCCGCGCTGACGGTGCACTCCGACGGAAACCGGCGCCTGCTCGTCGCACGCGGCGTTGATCCCGGCAAGATTCTCGTCATTCCGAATTGGGTCGACCTGGACGACGCGGCCCCTCCGGATCCCAACCCCTACCGTGTCGAGCTGGACCTCGGGGAGCGGACCGTGGTCCTCTTTGCGGGGGTGATGGGGTACGCTCAAGACATGTCCGTTATCGTGGAGGCGGCCCGGGTTTTGCGCGATGATCCCACGATCGTCTTCCTTCTCGCGGGGGACGGGGTGCGCCGCGCGGAGGCCGAGGCGCTCGTTCGCGAGCGCGGCCTGACCAACGTCCGCTTTCTGCCGTTCCAGCCGATCGAACGGTATCCGACGCTCGTCGCCGCCGCCGATTGCTGTCTCGTGACCCTCGAGGCGTCGGTCGCGACGCCGGTGGTTCCGTCCAAAATCGCCGGTATTCTCGGCCAGTCCCGGCCCCTTGTGGCCGCGCTGCCGCCGGGCGATGCTCGCGAGATCGTCGACGCGTCCGGTGGCGGAGTGTGCGTCGATCCCGGGGACGCCGCGGCGCTGGCCGGGGCGATCCATGAACTCGCGGCGGACCCCGCGCGCCGGCGCGCGATGGGCGGCGCCGGCCGCCGGTACGTCGAGGCGCATTTCTCGCGGCGCGCGTCGACCGCCGCGTACGCGGCGCTCGTGGAACGTCTCGTTGCGCCCGCGAGGGCAGGAATGGGTGCGGGCGCGGCCAACTCCCCTAAGCGACCATGA
- a CDS encoding glycosyltransferase family 4 protein: MRVTVSVGGTFHAFRLAEQLQARGMLHRLVTTHRPLRGERIPADRIDANPWPEIAMRGPRVLGLRWGGGDYLKSVIFDRWAARRVAGCDVWVGFAGFSLFAQRAARRSARTVLERGSTHILTQQALVAEEYRRWRCPVPPVDPRMVTRQLREYDEAEHISVPSRFVVRSFLDRGFPGDRLLHIPYGVDTRLFSPGAPPRRPFRVVAVGLSLRKGTPYLLEAAERLGVIEDRQALEIEFCLAGAVAPDLAPILRGSRARVRVMGALSHADLAALYRTASAFVLPSLEEGMALSVLEALASGVPVVVTPNTGADDIITHGREGLIVPVADAAALERALRELFEDEQKRSAMAAAAAETARAWTWDAYGDRAVAAYSRLATPAASSPT; the protein is encoded by the coding sequence GTGAGGGTCACCGTGTCTGTCGGCGGGACGTTTCACGCGTTCCGCCTCGCCGAACAACTGCAGGCGCGCGGGATGCTCCACCGTCTCGTCACGACGCACCGGCCGCTGCGCGGCGAACGGATTCCGGCCGACCGTATCGACGCGAACCCGTGGCCCGAGATCGCGATGCGCGGCCCTCGGGTGCTCGGTCTACGCTGGGGGGGCGGGGACTATCTCAAGTCCGTGATCTTTGACCGCTGGGCGGCGCGGCGCGTCGCAGGATGCGATGTCTGGGTCGGGTTCGCCGGCTTCTCACTCTTTGCGCAGCGCGCCGCGCGCCGGAGCGCCCGGACGGTGCTTGAACGCGGATCGACCCACATTCTGACGCAACAGGCGCTCGTCGCCGAGGAGTACCGGCGGTGGCGCTGTCCGGTTCCTCCGGTGGATCCTCGAATGGTGACCCGCCAGCTGCGCGAGTACGACGAGGCCGAGCATATCTCGGTGCCGAGCCGGTTCGTGGTACGGAGTTTTCTCGATCGCGGGTTCCCCGGGGACCGGTTGCTGCACATTCCGTACGGCGTCGACACGCGGCTGTTCTCCCCGGGCGCGCCGCCGCGGCGTCCGTTTCGCGTCGTCGCCGTAGGGCTCAGCCTCCGCAAGGGTACGCCGTACCTGCTGGAGGCGGCAGAACGCCTCGGGGTGATTGAGGACCGCCAGGCGCTCGAGATCGAATTCTGTCTGGCCGGCGCCGTGGCTCCCGACCTCGCGCCGATTCTCCGCGGGAGCCGGGCGCGGGTCCGCGTGATGGGGGCGTTGTCGCATGCGGATCTCGCCGCGCTCTATCGAACCGCGTCCGCGTTTGTGCTTCCCTCGTTGGAGGAAGGGATGGCGCTGTCCGTCCTCGAGGCGCTGGCGAGCGGGGTGCCGGTAGTCGTGACGCCGAACACCGGGGCCGACGATATCATTACCCACGGCCGCGAGGGGTTGATCGTTCCGGTAGCGGACGCCGCCGCGCTCGAGCGCGCCCTGCGGGAGCTGTTCGAGGACGAGCAGAAGCGATCCGCGATGGCGGCGGCCGCCGCGGAGACGGCGCGCGCGTGGACCTGGGACGCCTACGGGGATCGCGCCGTCGCGGCGTACTCACGCCTCGCGACGCCGGCCGCGTCGAGCCCAACATGA